Proteins encoded in a region of the Streptomyces sp. NBC_00258 genome:
- a CDS encoding alpha/beta hydrolase fold domain-containing protein — MSFLARPAMASLAARAMQRLTALADRRIASSLLGRYPEYPRNTRELSIPTSVGPARAVVYLPDVAIDAAADSASGSTPVPPVHVNFHGGGYVLPPIALDDPLCRFLAAEAGVAVVNVDYVVAPQHPFPAPPHQAYEIVRWVAGHGAEHGWDGDRLTVGGQSAGGGLAAAVARQALEARDDTAPSIALQVLHYPPLDLATHARDKRAAIAKPVLRPWMADVFDSAYVPDPRRRADPLVSPAHPSDTADLTGIAPAFVVTAEHDLLRAEGVRYAERLRKAGALLDHYDVPGVDHGYDQRDAETARGVYALIAAHVRRATTPGSGNTPRENQP; from the coding sequence ATGTCCTTTCTCGCCCGGCCGGCGATGGCCTCCCTGGCCGCCAGGGCGATGCAGCGTCTGACCGCCCTGGCGGACCGACGTATCGCGTCCTCCCTGCTCGGCCGCTATCCGGAGTACCCGCGGAACACCCGCGAGCTGAGCATCCCGACCTCGGTCGGCCCGGCCCGCGCGGTCGTCTACCTGCCCGACGTCGCCATCGACGCGGCCGCCGACTCCGCCTCCGGCTCGACTCCGGTCCCGCCCGTGCACGTCAACTTCCACGGCGGCGGCTATGTCCTGCCGCCGATCGCACTCGACGACCCCCTGTGCCGTTTCCTCGCCGCGGAAGCGGGCGTCGCGGTGGTCAACGTGGACTACGTCGTCGCTCCCCAGCATCCGTTTCCCGCCCCGCCCCACCAGGCGTACGAGATCGTCCGGTGGGTCGCCGGCCACGGCGCGGAGCACGGCTGGGACGGCGACCGGCTCACCGTGGGCGGCCAGAGCGCGGGCGGCGGCCTCGCGGCGGCGGTGGCCCGCCAGGCCCTGGAGGCCCGGGACGACACGGCCCCGTCCATCGCGCTCCAGGTCCTCCACTATCCGCCGCTCGACCTCGCGACCCACGCCCGCGACAAGCGCGCAGCCATCGCCAAGCCGGTGCTGCGCCCCTGGATGGCGGACGTCTTCGACTCCGCGTACGTGCCGGACCCGCGCCGCCGCGCCGACCCCCTGGTCTCACCCGCCCATCCGTCGGACACCGCGGATCTCACGGGCATCGCCCCGGCCTTCGTCGTCACCGCGGAGCACGACCTCCTGCGCGCGGAGGGCGTCCGGTACGCCGAGCGGCTGCGCAAGGCCGGTGCGCTGCTCGACCACTACGACGTCCCCGGAGTCGATCACGGCTACGACCAGAGGGACGCCGAAACGGCCAGGGGTGTGTACGCCCTGATCGCCGCGCACGTACGCCGGGCCACGACCCCCGGGTCCGGGAACACCCCGAGGGAGAACCAGCCATGA
- a CDS encoding SDR family NAD(P)-dependent oxidoreductase, translating to MSTSTGLSGKSVVVTGAGSGIGRAAALRFAAEGARVVLADLNADGAKEAAEEIVTAGGTVVTVVGDLSEQQIVDQVVATAVDTFGGIDVLVNNAGIMDRMSAAGETDDDEWERVLRINLTAPFLLTRAALPHLLANGKGAIVFTASEASLRGSAAGAAYTVSKHGVAGLTKSLAVMYRDKGVRTNAIAPGGTVTGIQVQLDQDAHGPSVIMGHMGNAGRTASADEQAAAIVFLASDAASNINGVILPVDNGWAAV from the coding sequence ATGAGCACCAGCACAGGCCTGTCGGGCAAGTCGGTCGTCGTCACCGGGGCCGGCTCCGGAATCGGCCGCGCCGCCGCCCTGCGCTTCGCGGCGGAGGGTGCCCGTGTCGTCCTCGCCGACCTCAACGCCGACGGTGCCAAGGAGGCCGCCGAGGAGATCGTCACGGCGGGCGGCACCGTGGTCACCGTGGTCGGGGACCTCAGTGAGCAGCAGATCGTCGACCAGGTCGTCGCCACCGCCGTGGACACCTTCGGCGGCATCGACGTACTGGTCAACAACGCCGGAATCATGGACAGGATGTCCGCCGCGGGGGAGACCGACGACGACGAGTGGGAGCGCGTCCTGCGGATCAATCTCACCGCGCCCTTCCTGCTCACCCGCGCCGCGCTGCCGCACCTGCTCGCGAACGGCAAGGGCGCGATCGTGTTCACCGCGTCCGAGGCGTCCCTGCGCGGCAGCGCCGCCGGCGCCGCGTACACCGTCTCGAAGCACGGCGTCGCCGGTCTGACCAAGTCGCTCGCCGTGATGTACCGGGACAAGGGCGTACGGACCAATGCCATCGCCCCGGGCGGCACGGTGACGGGCATCCAGGTCCAGTTGGACCAGGATGCCCACGGTCCGTCCGTGATCATGGGCCACATGGGCAATGCCGGCCGCACGGCGAGCGCCGACGAGCAGGCGGCGGCCATCGTCTTCCTCGCCTCGGACGCCGCGAGCAACATCAACGGCGTCATCCTGCCGGTCGACAACGGCTGGGCCGCGGTCTGA
- a CDS encoding enoyl-CoA hydratase-related protein encodes MPMLDRQDDVFVLDLGDGENRFHPDWITSVDSALDEVEKAEGPRALVTAATGKFYSSGLDLDWLFAHSDQQQEYVTRVQELFARMLSLPVITVAALQGHTFAAGAMFSLAHDFRVMRADRGFWCLPEADINIPFTPGMSALIQSRLTPQTAHEAMTTARRYGGGDALAAALVDHAVAEDAVRATAVELARAQVGKAGPTLGTIKSRMYEPVLTTLRNRDNPLG; translated from the coding sequence ATGCCCATGCTCGACCGCCAGGACGACGTCTTCGTACTCGACCTCGGGGACGGCGAGAACCGCTTCCACCCCGACTGGATCACCTCGGTCGACTCCGCGCTGGACGAGGTGGAGAAGGCGGAGGGGCCGCGCGCCCTGGTGACCGCCGCGACCGGCAAGTTCTACTCCAGCGGCCTCGACCTGGACTGGCTGTTCGCGCACTCCGACCAGCAACAGGAGTACGTCACCCGCGTCCAGGAGCTGTTCGCGCGGATGCTCTCCCTGCCCGTGATCACGGTGGCCGCCCTCCAGGGTCATACCTTCGCGGCCGGCGCGATGTTCTCGCTGGCCCACGACTTCCGTGTGATGCGCGCCGACCGCGGTTTCTGGTGTCTGCCCGAGGCCGACATCAACATCCCCTTCACACCGGGCATGTCCGCGCTGATCCAGTCCCGGCTGACGCCGCAGACCGCACACGAGGCCATGACCACGGCCCGCCGCTACGGGGGCGGCGACGCCCTCGCCGCCGCCCTCGTGGACCACGCGGTGGCCGAGGACGCCGTACGCGCGACCGCCGTTGAACTCGCCCGGGCCCAGGTGGGCAAGGCCGGCCCGACCCTCGGCACCATCAAGTCCCGTATGTACGAGCCCGTTCTCACGACCCTGCGGAACAGGGACAACCCCCTCGGCTGA
- a CDS encoding extracellular catalytic domain type 1 short-chain-length polyhydroxyalkanoate depolymerase has translation MSATGSSNTVRRRSRSGLAVLFGALVSLLATLLLGAPGASAGAEPTTSGAPARAGAPAAAPNAAPAAAPTAALTEVTNFGTNPSNLQMYLYVPDSVTANPAIVVAVHYCTGSGPAMYSGTEYASLADRYGFIVVYPSVTRASKCFDVSSPQALRRGGGSDPVGIKSMVDWVTRTYSADTGRIFATGISSGAMMTNVLLGDYPDVFAAGAAFSGVPFGCFATTDGSEWNSACSGGTVIHTPQEWGNLVRTAYPGYTGPRPRMQVWHGTEDDVLRYPNFGEEIKQWTNVLGVSQTPAATDSPQSGWTRTRYGSTGDRAPVEAISLQGVGHNLYAYGMAARVLTFFGLDSSDPGPQPQPGACKVTVTTNAWSTGLTGSVTITNTGTARIEGWRLAFTLPSGQTITNGWGATYAPASGAVTATNATYNGTIAPNGSVDIGYQANHGGNSATPTAFTLNGTTCTVA, from the coding sequence ATGTCCGCCACTGGCAGCAGCAACACCGTGAGGAGACGGTCGCGTTCGGGGCTCGCAGTGCTCTTCGGAGCGCTCGTGTCCCTGCTCGCGACCCTGCTTCTCGGCGCACCCGGGGCCTCGGCCGGCGCGGAGCCGACCACGTCCGGGGCGCCGGCCCGCGCGGGCGCCCCCGCCGCGGCACCGAACGCCGCCCCAGCCGCGGCGCCCACCGCCGCACTCACCGAGGTCACCAACTTCGGCACCAACCCCAGCAACCTGCAGATGTACCTGTACGTGCCGGACAGCGTCACCGCGAACCCCGCGATCGTGGTGGCCGTCCACTACTGCACGGGATCCGGCCCGGCGATGTACTCCGGAACCGAGTACGCCTCGCTCGCCGACCGCTACGGATTCATCGTCGTCTACCCGTCGGTCACCCGCGCCAGCAAGTGCTTCGACGTCTCCTCGCCGCAGGCGCTGAGGCGGGGCGGCGGCAGCGATCCCGTCGGCATCAAGTCGATGGTCGACTGGGTGACGCGGACGTACTCCGCGGACACCGGCCGGATCTTCGCCACGGGCATCTCCTCCGGCGCGATGATGACGAACGTCCTGCTCGGCGACTACCCCGACGTGTTCGCGGCCGGCGCCGCGTTCTCGGGTGTGCCGTTCGGCTGCTTCGCCACCACCGACGGCTCCGAGTGGAACAGCGCGTGCTCCGGCGGCACCGTGATCCACACCCCGCAGGAGTGGGGCAACCTCGTCCGCACCGCCTACCCGGGCTACACCGGTCCCCGGCCGCGGATGCAGGTGTGGCACGGCACCGAGGACGACGTCCTGCGCTACCCCAACTTCGGGGAGGAGATCAAGCAGTGGACCAATGTGCTGGGTGTGAGTCAGACTCCGGCCGCCACGGACTCGCCCCAGTCCGGCTGGACCCGCACCCGGTACGGCTCCACCGGTGACCGGGCTCCCGTCGAGGCCATCAGCCTCCAGGGCGTCGGCCACAACCTGTACGCGTACGGCATGGCGGCCCGGGTGCTCACGTTCTTCGGCCTGGACAGCTCGGACCCCGGGCCCCAACCCCAGCCAGGCGCCTGCAAGGTGACCGTCACGACCAACGCCTGGAGTACGGGACTGACCGGCTCCGTGACGATCACCAACACCGGCACCGCCCGCATCGAGGGCTGGAGGCTGGCCTTCACCCTGCCGTCCGGGCAGACCATCACCAACGGCTGGGGCGCCACGTACGCCCCGGCGAGCGGGGCGGTGACCGCCACCAACGCCACGTACAACGGCACGATCGCGCCGAACGGGAGCGTCGACATCGGCTATCAGGCGAATCACGGCGGCAACAGCGCGACTCCGACCGCCTTCACCCTCAATGGGACGACGTGCACGGTTGCTTGA
- a CDS encoding SGNH/GDSL hydrolase family protein: protein MLTPLVLILALVVTSSALVALVEGARATEGDTGRPTSSSAARHWVNTWTAMPQLTEPGNMPPPPFTEERAVLTDTTLRQTVRVSTGGERVRLRFSNAFGDTALPLTAVTVALPLDGRAGVAAIEPGTLRRVTFGGRGSATVPAGAQVVSDALDFGLRPGSNLTVTAYLAEGQPSLALTSHPGSRTTSYLQKADHTRDLDLPEATPVNHWYLLSDVEVLSGRGTAAVAVLGDSLTDGRGSTTNGNNRWPDRFLDRLHARAATDDVAVLNQAAGGNRVLNDGLGPNVLARLDRDILSRSGVSWLIVFEGVNDIGTAAATPEAQRGVTAELIAAYEQIVVRAHAQGIRVYGATLTPFGGNTMYDDPAGHRESARQAVNSWIRTSGTFDAVIDFDRAVRDPQDPRRLLSTLHDGDWLHLNPEGYRTLAAAVPLRLFQRAPARPDVG from the coding sequence CTGCTCACCCCCCTCGTCCTCATCCTCGCCCTCGTCGTGACCTCCTCCGCCCTGGTGGCCCTGGTCGAGGGGGCCCGGGCCACGGAAGGGGACACCGGCCGCCCGACGTCGTCGTCCGCCGCCCGGCACTGGGTCAACACCTGGACCGCGATGCCGCAGCTCACCGAGCCGGGCAACATGCCGCCCCCGCCGTTCACCGAGGAACGTGCCGTCCTGACCGACACGACCCTGCGGCAGACCGTGCGTGTCTCGACCGGGGGTGAGCGTGTGCGGCTGCGGTTCTCCAACGCCTTCGGCGACACCGCGCTGCCGCTCACGGCGGTGACCGTGGCGCTCCCGCTCGACGGACGGGCCGGCGTCGCCGCGATCGAGCCCGGCACCCTGCGGCGGGTGACCTTCGGCGGGCGCGGCTCCGCGACCGTGCCCGCCGGGGCCCAAGTCGTCTCGGACGCACTGGACTTCGGCCTCCGGCCGGGCTCCAACCTGACCGTGACCGCCTACCTCGCCGAGGGCCAGCCCTCCCTCGCGCTCACCTCGCACCCGGGGTCGCGCACCACCTCGTACCTCCAGAAGGCCGACCACACAAGGGACTTGGACCTCCCGGAGGCGACCCCCGTCAACCACTGGTATCTGCTCAGCGACGTCGAGGTGCTCTCCGGGCGCGGCACGGCGGCCGTCGCCGTCCTGGGTGACTCCCTGACCGACGGCCGGGGTTCCACCACCAACGGGAACAACCGCTGGCCGGACCGGTTCCTGGACCGGCTGCACGCCCGGGCCGCGACCGACGACGTGGCGGTCCTCAACCAGGCCGCCGGCGGCAACCGCGTCCTCAACGACGGGCTCGGCCCCAACGTCCTCGCCCGCCTCGACCGCGACATCCTGTCCCGCAGCGGAGTCTCCTGGCTGATCGTCTTCGAGGGGGTCAACGACATCGGCACCGCCGCGGCCACCCCGGAAGCCCAGCGGGGCGTCACCGCCGAACTGATCGCCGCGTACGAGCAGATCGTGGTCCGCGCGCACGCGCAGGGCATCCGGGTGTACGGGGCCACGCTGACGCCGTTCGGCGGCAACACCATGTACGACGACCCGGCCGGGCACCGTGAGTCGGCCCGGCAGGCGGTCAACTCCTGGATCCGTACGAGTGGGACGTTCGACGCGGTCATCGACTTCGACCGTGCCGTCCGCGACCCGCAGGACCCGCGCCGGCTGCTGTCCACCCTGCACGACGGGGACTGGCTGCACCTCAACCCGGAGGGCTACCGGACGCTGGCCGCGGCCGTCCCGCTGCGGCTCTTCCAGCGGGCGCCCGCGAGGCCCGATGTCGGTTGA
- a CDS encoding maleylpyruvate isomerase family mycothiol-dependent enzyme: MTERADQIIDALRSGHDYLTTVVHGLAAADLDRPSGASEWTVSQVLSHLGSGAEIGLAVLEGALSGAGPKDMDFNKSVWARWDAMSPAEHAEGFVASNEALVRAYEDLDAQTRQDLRIDLGFLPAPVDVATAAGLRLSEFANHSWDVEVAFDRTVGLARAATEPLLDQVGMLIGFVGKADALGGRHVRVAVRTTSPERSFGLDLGDAVALTDEPAEPDAVLSTPAEWWLRLVTGRHLPANTPKGVTLTGDGLTLDDLRRVFPGF, from the coding sequence ATGACCGAACGTGCCGACCAGATCATCGACGCTCTGCGCAGCGGACACGACTACCTCACCACCGTCGTGCACGGCCTCGCGGCCGCCGACCTCGACCGGCCCTCCGGGGCATCGGAGTGGACCGTCTCCCAGGTGCTCAGTCACCTCGGCAGCGGTGCGGAGATAGGCCTGGCCGTCCTTGAGGGTGCGCTGAGCGGCGCCGGGCCCAAGGACATGGACTTCAACAAGTCCGTGTGGGCCCGCTGGGACGCGATGTCCCCGGCCGAGCACGCCGAGGGGTTCGTCGCCTCCAACGAGGCACTGGTGCGCGCCTACGAGGACCTCGACGCGCAGACGCGCCAGGACCTGCGGATCGACCTCGGCTTCCTGCCCGCACCCGTGGACGTCGCCACCGCCGCGGGTCTGCGGCTCAGCGAGTTCGCCAACCACTCCTGGGACGTGGAGGTCGCCTTCGACCGGACCGTTGGCCTGGCGCGGGCGGCGACCGAGCCGCTCCTCGACCAGGTCGGCATGCTCATAGGCTTCGTCGGCAAGGCGGACGCCCTCGGTGGCCGGCACGTCCGCGTCGCCGTCCGCACCACGTCCCCCGAGCGGTCGTTCGGACTGGACCTGGGTGACGCGGTCGCGCTCACCGACGAACCGGCCGAGCCCGACGCGGTGCTCAGCACACCTGCCGAGTGGTGGCTCCGGCTCGTCACGGGCCGCCACTTGCCCGCGAACACGCCCAAGGGCGTGACCCTCACCGGGGACGGCCTGACTCTGGACGACCTGCGCCGGGTGTTCCCCGGCTTCTGA
- a CDS encoding MarR family winged helix-turn-helix transcriptional regulator, whose translation MADSSAPADQPGREPTGGEGLPTDDAGLLPAELRAWMRLLAAAGAIEQSLRSRVKDAMGISHDEFLVLCLLADQPGSSLRMTRIAELLGRPKTRLTYQVACLQHAGLISKNSACGDRRGIEVTLTDKARRLLSESSRPLADAVSEAIARTACAHRYAQLHDLLPAPTAPDAEGHTAEKPG comes from the coding sequence ATGGCCGACTCTTCCGCCCCCGCCGACCAGCCCGGACGCGAGCCGACGGGCGGCGAGGGGCTGCCGACGGACGACGCCGGGCTGCTGCCGGCCGAGCTGCGGGCCTGGATGCGTCTGCTGGCCGCGGCCGGGGCGATCGAGCAGTCGCTGCGTTCACGCGTCAAGGACGCCATGGGGATCTCGCACGACGAGTTCCTGGTGCTGTGCCTGCTGGCCGACCAGCCCGGCTCCAGCCTGCGGATGACCCGGATCGCGGAGCTGCTGGGGCGCCCGAAGACGCGGCTGACCTATCAGGTCGCCTGTCTGCAGCACGCAGGGCTGATCAGCAAGAACTCGGCGTGCGGCGACCGGCGCGGCATCGAGGTGACGCTCACGGACAAGGCCCGCCGCCTGCTGAGCGAGTCCTCGCGCCCCCTGGCCGACGCCGTCTCCGAGGCCATCGCCCGGACGGCCTGCGCCCATCGGTACGCGCAACTGCACGACCTGCTCCCGGCACCGACGGCCCCGGACGCCGAGGGGCACACCGCCGAGAAGCCGGGGTAG
- a CDS encoding YceI family protein yields MTVAVETGLWQLDPARTTVAIKHKTMWGMVTVKGAFGGVTGEGEVQPDGTARGTITLDAASLDTKNRKRDEHLHGADFFDVERHPSLVFAVRNATVRQDDTVEISGQLTARGISRPQTVTARVTGATASAVTLTAEFTVDRSQFGMGWNQMGMLRGLTTVTATLSFTRTSA; encoded by the coding sequence ATGACCGTCGCCGTAGAAACCGGCCTGTGGCAGCTCGACCCCGCCCGCACCACCGTCGCCATCAAGCACAAGACGATGTGGGGCATGGTCACCGTGAAGGGCGCCTTCGGCGGCGTCACCGGCGAGGGCGAGGTCCAGCCCGACGGCACCGCCCGCGGCACGATCACCCTGGACGCCGCGTCCCTGGACACCAAGAACCGCAAGCGCGACGAGCACCTGCACGGCGCCGACTTCTTCGATGTCGAGCGGCACCCCTCCCTCGTCTTCGCCGTCCGCAACGCCACGGTCCGCCAGGACGACACCGTCGAGATATCCGGTCAGCTGACCGCCCGTGGCATCAGCCGCCCGCAGACCGTCACCGCCCGCGTCACCGGCGCGACCGCCTCCGCGGTCACGCTCACCGCGGAGTTCACCGTGGACCGGTCGCAGTTCGGCATGGGCTGGAACCAGATGGGCATGCTCCGCGGCCTGACCACCGTCACGGCGACGCTCAGCTTCACGCGTACGTCCGCGTAG
- a CDS encoding MarR family winged helix-turn-helix transcriptional regulator, with product METPQEPCRLTDGEKEAWHALAGVLVRLPGALDAQLQRDAGVSHVEYQVMAMLSEAPERTMRMSEVAGCTGTSLSRLSHLVKRLEKSDWVRRTPDPADGRYTLAILTDAGRDKVVATAPGHAEAVSRYVFEPLTKAQQRQLSDIGRRIWQSLAPDDHCLPPG from the coding sequence ATGGAGACCCCGCAGGAGCCTTGCCGGCTGACCGACGGCGAGAAGGAGGCCTGGCACGCGCTGGCCGGCGTGCTGGTCAGGCTGCCGGGCGCGCTCGACGCGCAGCTGCAGCGCGACGCCGGGGTCAGCCACGTCGAGTACCAGGTGATGGCGATGCTCTCCGAGGCCCCGGAGCGCACGATGCGGATGAGCGAGGTCGCCGGCTGCACGGGCACCTCGCTGTCCCGCCTCTCCCACCTGGTCAAGCGGCTGGAGAAGAGCGACTGGGTGCGCCGTACGCCCGATCCCGCCGACGGCCGCTACACCCTCGCCATTCTCACGGACGCGGGCCGGGACAAGGTTGTCGCGACCGCCCCCGGGCACGCGGAGGCTGTGAGCCGCTACGTCTTCGAACCGCTGACCAAGGCCCAGCAGAGGCAGCTGAGCGACATCGGCCGTCGTATCTGGCAGAGCCTCGCACCGGACGACCACTGCCTGCCGCCGGGCTGA
- a CDS encoding sensor histidine kinase, with amino-acid sequence MNLKHPVDDPAAPRARRQSCLRAAGITVLVLLSFTDLVITANDGGVLWPLFVVLPLGLAALLWPAARQPAWLTPQLRTGVPAGVSLVITAVAAPTGRMEGFGPGESAILLCLLLVAVRGCPPRWVVACSVLDGVAVVVLPLRVIRGSLRDDSTAGMTGAVLVLVLLVAVMAGLGGYLRVLDHRRGVAVTETRRSERLAMAADLHDFVAHHVTGILVQTQMARMMAVTEPENLDPVLAGIQNAATEALSSMRRTVGILREGPQDLTGPGPADRHPAADLSSLADLVGDFGGFVGPKAVLHRDPSVPADLPHEVQAAAHRVVQEALTNVRRHAADATEVTVGLTYEHGTLRVLVRDDGRGGTQMPHAARGGGFGIVGLTERVTALGGELRTGPRPDTGWEVIALLPTEGTGTRRLAL; translated from the coding sequence GTGAACCTCAAGCATCCGGTCGACGATCCCGCCGCGCCCCGCGCCCGCAGACAGAGCTGTCTGCGGGCGGCCGGCATCACCGTGCTGGTCCTGCTGTCCTTCACGGATCTGGTGATCACGGCCAACGACGGCGGCGTCCTCTGGCCGTTGTTCGTGGTGCTGCCGCTCGGTCTCGCGGCCCTGCTCTGGCCCGCCGCGCGTCAGCCCGCCTGGCTCACCCCTCAGCTGCGTACCGGCGTACCCGCGGGCGTCTCCCTGGTGATCACGGCCGTGGCCGCCCCGACCGGCCGGATGGAGGGGTTCGGGCCCGGGGAGAGCGCGATCCTGCTCTGCCTGTTGCTGGTCGCCGTCCGCGGCTGCCCGCCGCGCTGGGTGGTCGCGTGCTCCGTACTGGACGGTGTGGCCGTCGTCGTGCTGCCGCTGCGTGTGATCCGCGGCTCCCTCCGGGACGACAGCACGGCGGGCATGACCGGGGCCGTCCTGGTGCTCGTGCTGCTGGTCGCCGTCATGGCCGGGCTCGGCGGCTATCTGCGGGTTCTGGATCACCGGCGCGGTGTCGCGGTCACCGAGACCCGCCGCTCCGAACGTCTCGCCATGGCGGCCGATCTGCACGACTTCGTCGCGCACCACGTCACCGGCATCCTGGTCCAGACGCAGATGGCCCGCATGATGGCCGTCACCGAACCCGAGAACCTGGACCCGGTCCTGGCGGGCATCCAGAACGCCGCCACCGAGGCGCTCTCCTCGATGCGCCGCACGGTCGGCATCCTGCGCGAGGGCCCGCAGGACCTGACCGGTCCGGGGCCCGCCGACCGGCACCCGGCTGCCGACCTGTCGTCGCTCGCGGACCTGGTCGGGGACTTCGGCGGCTTCGTCGGCCCGAAGGCCGTGCTGCACCGCGATCCCTCGGTGCCCGCGGACCTGCCGCACGAGGTGCAGGCCGCCGCGCACCGCGTGGTCCAGGAGGCCCTGACGAACGTACGCCGTCACGCGGCCGACGCCACCGAGGTCACCGTCGGCCTGACATACGAGCACGGCACGCTGCGGGTGCTGGTGCGCGACGACGGGCGCGGTGGCACGCAGATGCCGCATGCCGCCCGTGGCGGCGGCTTCGGCATCGTCGGCCTCACCGAACGCGTCACCGCCCTCGGCGGCGAACTCCGCACCGGCCCGCGCCCGGACACCGGCTGGGAGGTCATCGCCCTGCTCCCCACAGAGGGGACGGGCACGAGGCGACTCGCCCTCTGA
- a CDS encoding DUF4333 domain-containing protein, with translation MQRKHLIVIGGTAVALVGGGAGVTYAVSGTQSTTELDSYSTVTVDGHKALSAQILGGRIQSKYRPLPWIGRDIGPVSCPSGLKAVAGASLTCTAEADGKRVEIPVSVVKAGETSITWKFER, from the coding sequence ATGCAGCGCAAGCACTTGATCGTCATCGGCGGCACGGCCGTCGCACTCGTCGGTGGCGGTGCGGGAGTGACCTACGCGGTCAGCGGCACGCAGTCGACCACGGAGCTGGACAGCTACTCCACCGTGACGGTGGACGGCCACAAGGCCCTCAGCGCCCAGATCCTCGGGGGCCGCATCCAGTCCAAGTACCGGCCGCTGCCCTGGATCGGCCGGGACATCGGGCCCGTGTCCTGCCCGAGTGGGCTGAAGGCGGTGGCCGGCGCCTCCCTCACATGCACGGCGGAGGCGGACGGCAAGCGGGTGGAGATCCCGGTGAGCGTCGTCAAGGCCGGTGAAACGTCGATCACCTGGAAGTTCGAGCGCTGA
- a CDS encoding ABC transporter ATP-binding protein has translation MGTVLSGLGLVKKYASATALAGVDVEVGERESLAIMGPSGSGKSTLLHTLAGIIRPDSGQVLLRGERIDHWGENRLSALRRGRFGFVFQSGQLLPELPAEENIALPLMLEGVPRKQAVARARRWFAPLGLDGLEQRRPGQLSGGQAQRVAIARALVAEPDVVFADEPTGALDQSTGEEVVRLLTFVTREQGASLVMVTHDAEVAAHCDRILQVRDGRVHGHSQYTVTL, from the coding sequence ATGGGCACCGTCCTGTCCGGGCTCGGCCTGGTCAAGAAGTACGCGTCCGCCACGGCACTCGCCGGCGTCGACGTCGAGGTCGGCGAGCGCGAGTCGCTGGCCATCATGGGCCCCTCCGGGTCCGGCAAGTCCACGCTCCTGCACACCCTCGCCGGGATCATCCGCCCTGACAGCGGGCAGGTCCTGCTGCGCGGCGAACGTATCGACCACTGGGGCGAGAACCGGCTCAGCGCGCTGCGGCGCGGACGCTTCGGCTTCGTCTTCCAGTCCGGCCAGCTGCTGCCCGAACTGCCGGCCGAGGAGAACATCGCCCTGCCGCTGATGCTGGAGGGCGTACCCCGCAAGCAGGCCGTCGCACGGGCCCGCCGCTGGTTCGCCCCGCTCGGCCTGGACGGTCTGGAACAGCGCCGCCCCGGGCAGCTGTCCGGCGGGCAGGCCCAACGAGTGGCGATCGCCCGCGCGCTGGTGGCCGAACCGGACGTGGTCTTCGCCGACGAACCGACCGGCGCGCTGGACCAGTCCACCGGCGAGGAGGTCGTCCGGCTGCTCACCTTCGTCACTCGCGAACAGGGCGCCTCCCTGGTCATGGTCACCCACGACGCCGAAGTCGCCGCCCACTGCGACCGCATCCTCCAGGTCCGCGACGGCCGCGTGCACGGCCACAGTCAGTACACGGTGACGCTCTGA